Within the Arcobacter lacus genome, the region AATAACCGCTAAAGTTTGACCTTCTTCAACAGAAGAAGAAGGTTCAACTAAGATTTTAGAGATAGTACCAGAAACAGGAGCAGTAATGTCAATTTCCATTTTCATAGCTTCTAAAATCATAATTTGTTGATCTTTTTCAACTCTATCTCCCTCTTTAACAAGTATTTTCCATACATTCCCATTAACTGCTGCTGGAACTTCTGTTCCATTATAAACTGGTTTTGCAGGAGTTTGTGCAACTTGAGCTTGAACTGGTTGTTGAACTACTTGTTGTACAACAGGTTGTGCAACTTGTATATTATCTACAATCCCTTCAGCTACTGTTACATTAAATCTTTGTCCATCTACTACTACTGTATAGTTACCATTTGCCATTTTATTATCTCCTTTTGTTTTATTATTACTATTATTTATTTCATTCTCTTTTTTTCTTACATTTAAAGGACTCTCTCCTTTTAAAAATGCAATACCTTTCTCATCACAAGCAGCTGCAATAAAAATATTCTCTTCTGTTACAGGAATATTTTCTATTTCTAGTCTTTGTTTCCAAACAGATATTTTCTTTTTCTCATCACGATCAGCAATATCTAAAGGATTCTCTTTAGTTGGTTCTAGTTTTAATTTTTCACTTGCTAATTTTATTATTTCAGGATCTGCTTCAACTGGTGTTTTTCCAAAGTATCCTAAAACCATTCTTCCATATCCTGGAGCTATTTGTTTCCATGGTCCAAACATAACATTAGCGTATGCTTGTTGCCAATAAAATTGTGAAACAGGAGTTACAGATGTACCAAATCCTCCTCTAACAACCACTTCTTGCATAGCTTTAATAACTGCTGGAAATTTATCTAAAGTTCCATTATCTCTCATCATTTGAGTATTTGCAGTTAATGCACCTCCTGGCATTGGAGAAAAAGGAATAAGTGGTGAAACTTGAGTTGCTTCTGGTGGAAGGAAGTAATCTTTTAAGCAATGAGCCAAAGTCTCTTCATATTTTAGAATTTTATCAATTTCTAAACCACCTAAATCAAAGTTTTTACCTTTTACAGCATGAAGCATAGTTAGGATATCTGGTTGAGATGTTCCTCCACTAACTGGAGATGCAGCTAAGTCTATACCATCAGCACCTGCTTCAAGAGCTGCTAAATAACAAGCTATACTAACTCCTGCTGTTTCATGAGTATGAAGTCTTATATGAGTAGAATCACCTAAAAGGTTTCTTGCCATTTTAATAGTATCAAATACTTTTTGTGGGCTTGATGTTCCACTTGCATCTTTAAAACAAACAGAATCAAAAGGTAATCCACTATCTAGAATACTTCTTAAAGTTTTTTCATAGAAAGGTACATCATGTGCACCTGTACAGTTTGGAGGTAAGTCCATAAGTGTTACAACTACTTCATGTTTTAATCCATGATTTTTTATACATTGTGCAGAGTATTCAAGGTTTTGAACATCATTTAAAGCATCAAAGTTTCTAATTGTTGTTGTTCCATGTTTTGCAAAAAGTTTTGCGTGAAGGTCTATTAATTCTCTTGAACCAGTATCTAACATTACTGTATTTATACCACGTGCTAGAGTTTGTAAGTTTGCTTCTGGTCCTACGATAGATCTAAATTTATCCATCATATCAAAAGCATTTTCTTGTAAGTAGAAGAACAATGATTGGAATCTTGCTCCTCCTCCAAATTCAAAG harbors:
- a CDS encoding biotin/lipoyl-containing protein, with the protein product MSKKYIDIMDTTFRDGFQSVFGGRVLMNDFFPAVEAAKEAGITHFEFGGGARFQSLFFYLQENAFDMMDKFRSIVGPEANLQTLARGINTVMLDTGSRELIDLHAKLFAKHGTTTIRNFDALNDVQNLEYSAQCIKNHGLKHEVVVTLMDLPPNCTGAHDVPFYEKTLRSILDSGLPFDSVCFKDASGTSSPQKVFDTIKMARNLLGDSTHIRLHTHETAGVSIACYLAALEAGADGIDLAASPVSGGTSQPDILTMLHAVKGKNFDLGGLEIDKILKYEETLAHCLKDYFLPPEATQVSPLIPFSPMPGGALTANTQMMRDNGTLDKFPAVIKAMQEVVVRGGFGTSVTPVSQFYWQQAYANVMFGPWKQIAPGYGRMVLGYFGKTPVEADPEIIKLASEKLKLEPTKENPLDIADRDEKKKISVWKQRLEIENIPVTEENIFIAAACDEKGIAFLKGESPLNVRKKENEINNSNNKTKGDNKMANGNYTVVVDGQRFNVTVAEGIVDNIQVAQPVVQQVVQQPVQAQVAQTPAKPVYNGTEVPAAVNGNVWKILVKEGDRVEKDQQIMILEAMKMEIDITAPVSGTISKILVEPSSSVEEGQTLAVI